The Streptomyces luteogriseus genome includes a window with the following:
- a CDS encoding molybdopterin oxidoreductase family protein: MSRTALRICPLCEATCGLTLTIEGTRVTHARGDRDDVFSRGFICPKGASFGAVDSDPDRLRTPLVRRDGELREATWEEAFDAVAAGVRPVVERHGPNSVGVVLGNPNVHTMAGALYPAVLLAGLGTRSVFTASTVDQMPKHVSSGLLFGDANAIPVPDLDRTDHLLLIGANPLESNGSLCTAPDFPGKLKALKARGGTLVVIDPRRTRTAKLADRHIAVRPGTDALLLAAMARVLYDEGLVEPTPHVQGVEELAAELREFTPEAVAEACDVEAGVIRTLARELAAAPTAAVYGRIGSCTVPHGTLASWLVDVLNILTGNLDRPGGALFPQAATDRTPRPAGPGRGFALGRWHSRVSRHPEAKGELPLSALAEEIDTATEEGEPVRALIAVAANPVLSAPDGDRLDKALDSLDFMVSVDPYLNETSRHAHVVLPPPPPSQSPHHDFAFNTFAVRNQVRYTRPAIPLEPGRMAETEILARLTLAVTGMHGADPAAVDGMVIDQTLGKAVNEPHSPVHGGDPRELAGRLTGDTGPERRLDMMLRLGPYGDGFGARPDGLSLEKLLAHPHGIDLGPLEPRLPQPLKTRSGQVELLPGPIADDLPRLRAALAERPEGLVLVGRRHLRSNNSWMHNVPALTGGSNRCTLHIHPKDAERLGVKSAEPVRVKGAGGEVTVEAEVTDTVRRGVVSLPHGWGHDRPGTRLSHASTDPGVNVNQLLDGRLLDPLSGNAVLNGVPVEVAPETCPEASSVTEKLTALT, from the coding sequence GTGTCCCGCACCGCCCTGCGTATCTGCCCCCTGTGCGAGGCCACCTGCGGCCTGACCCTCACCATCGAGGGGACGCGCGTCACCCACGCCCGCGGTGACCGCGACGACGTGTTCAGCCGGGGATTCATCTGCCCCAAGGGCGCCTCCTTCGGGGCTGTCGACTCCGACCCCGACCGGTTGCGCACCCCGCTCGTACGGCGGGACGGCGAGTTGCGCGAGGCCACCTGGGAGGAGGCCTTCGACGCGGTCGCCGCCGGCGTCAGGCCCGTCGTGGAGCGCCACGGCCCGAACTCCGTCGGCGTCGTCCTCGGCAACCCCAACGTGCACACCATGGCCGGTGCCCTCTACCCGGCCGTCCTGCTCGCCGGGCTCGGCACCCGCAGCGTCTTCACCGCCTCCACGGTCGACCAGATGCCCAAGCACGTCTCCAGCGGCCTGCTGTTCGGTGACGCCAACGCCATCCCCGTACCCGACCTCGACCGCACCGACCACCTGCTCCTGATCGGCGCCAACCCGCTGGAGTCCAACGGCAGTCTGTGCACCGCCCCCGACTTCCCCGGCAAGCTGAAGGCCCTGAAGGCCCGCGGCGGCACCCTCGTCGTGATCGACCCCCGGCGCACCCGCACCGCGAAGCTCGCCGACCGGCACATCGCCGTCCGGCCCGGCACCGACGCGCTGCTGCTGGCGGCGATGGCGCGGGTGCTCTACGACGAGGGCCTCGTCGAGCCGACCCCGCACGTCCAGGGCGTCGAGGAACTGGCCGCAGAACTGCGGGAGTTCACGCCCGAGGCGGTCGCGGAGGCCTGTGACGTCGAGGCCGGCGTCATCCGCACCCTCGCCCGCGAGCTGGCCGCCGCCCCCACCGCCGCCGTCTACGGCCGGATCGGCAGCTGCACCGTCCCGCACGGCACCCTCGCCAGCTGGCTCGTCGACGTCCTGAACATCCTCACCGGCAACCTCGACCGGCCCGGCGGCGCGCTCTTCCCGCAGGCCGCCACCGACAGGACCCCGCGCCCCGCCGGACCCGGCCGCGGCTTCGCCCTCGGGCGCTGGCACTCCCGGGTGAGCCGGCACCCCGAGGCGAAGGGCGAACTGCCCCTCTCCGCCCTCGCGGAGGAGATCGACACCGCCACCGAGGAGGGCGAGCCGGTGCGGGCGCTGATCGCCGTCGCCGCCAACCCCGTACTGTCCGCCCCCGACGGCGACCGGCTCGACAAGGCCCTCGACTCGCTCGACTTCATGGTCAGCGTCGACCCGTACCTCAACGAGACCTCGCGCCACGCCCACGTGGTCCTGCCCCCGCCCCCGCCCTCCCAGAGCCCGCACCACGACTTCGCGTTCAACACCTTCGCCGTACGCAACCAGGTCCGTTACACCCGCCCCGCGATCCCCCTGGAACCCGGCCGCATGGCGGAGACGGAGATCCTGGCCCGGCTGACCCTGGCCGTCACGGGCATGCACGGAGCCGACCCGGCGGCCGTCGACGGGATGGTCATCGACCAGACCCTCGGCAAGGCGGTGAACGAGCCGCACTCGCCGGTCCACGGCGGCGACCCGCGCGAGCTCGCCGGCCGGCTCACCGGCGACACCGGCCCCGAACGACGGCTCGACATGATGCTGCGCCTCGGCCCCTACGGCGACGGCTTCGGCGCACGACCCGACGGGCTCAGCCTGGAGAAGCTGCTCGCGCACCCGCACGGCATCGACCTCGGCCCGCTCGAACCCCGGCTGCCGCAGCCCCTGAAGACCCGCAGCGGCCAGGTGGAACTGCTCCCCGGTCCGATCGCGGACGACCTGCCCCGGCTGCGCGCGGCCCTCGCCGAACGCCCCGAGGGGCTCGTCCTGGTCGGCCGACGTCATCTGCGCTCCAACAACAGCTGGATGCACAACGTGCCCGCCCTCACCGGCGGCTCGAACCGCTGCACCCTGCACATCCACCCAAAGGACGCCGAGCGGCTGGGCGTGAAGAGCGCGGAGCCGGTGCGGGTGAAGGGTGCCGGGGGAGAGGTGACGGTGGAGGCCGAGGTCACCGACACGGTCCGCCGCGGTGTGGTGAGTCTGCCGCACGGCTGGGGCCACGACCGTCCCGGCACCCGACTCAGCCACGCCTCCACCGACCCCGGCGTCAACGTCAACCAGCTCCTCGACGGCCGCCTGCTCGACCCGCTGTCGGGCAACGCGGTCCTCAACGGAGTGCCGGTCGAGGTGGCCCCCGAGACGTGCCCGGAAGCGTCCTCCGTGACCGAAAAGCTCACCGCTCTGACCTGA
- a CDS encoding TetR/AcrR family transcriptional regulator has product MKPVPPATSLRRAPVQRRSAERLTRILDACADLLDEVGYDALSTRAVAQRASVPIGSVYRFFGNKRQMADALAQRNLERYTVRVTERLRRTGEGEGWRTAMDVVLDEYLEMKRTAPGFSLVDFGNQIPVGARDAEPNHRVADRLTELLSGYLDREPDDDLRRVFLIAVETADTLVHLAFRVAPEGDRRIIDEAREMLRAYLARVLD; this is encoded by the coding sequence ATGAAACCCGTGCCCCCCGCGACATCGCTCCGTCGTGCGCCCGTGCAGCGGCGCAGTGCCGAACGCCTGACCAGGATCCTCGACGCCTGCGCCGACCTCCTCGACGAGGTCGGCTACGACGCCCTGAGCACCCGTGCCGTCGCCCAGCGTGCCTCCGTCCCGATCGGCTCGGTCTACCGCTTTTTCGGCAACAAGCGCCAGATGGCCGACGCGCTGGCGCAGCGCAACCTCGAGCGGTACACCGTGCGCGTCACCGAGCGTCTGCGCCGCACCGGCGAGGGCGAGGGCTGGCGCACGGCCATGGACGTGGTGCTCGACGAGTACCTGGAGATGAAGCGCACCGCGCCCGGCTTCTCCCTCGTCGACTTCGGCAATCAGATCCCGGTCGGCGCCCGTGACGCCGAACCCAACCACCGCGTCGCCGACCGCCTCACCGAACTCCTGTCCGGATACCTCGACCGCGAGCCCGACGACGATCTGCGCCGCGTCTTCCTCATCGCCGTCGAGACCGCCGACACCCTCGTGCACCTGGCGTTCCGGGTCGCGCCGGAGGGGGACCGGCGGATCATCGACGAGGCCCGGGAGATGCTGCGGGCCTATCTGGCACGGGTGCTCGACTGA
- a CDS encoding CitMHS family transporter — MLTILGFAMIATFLVLIMMKKMSPIAALVLIPALFCVFVGKGAHLGDYVLDGVTDLAPTAAMLMFAIVYFGVMIDVGLFDPIVRGILKFCKADPMRIVVGTALLAAIVSLDGDGSTTFMITVSAMYPLYKRLKMSLVVMTGVAAMANGVMNTLPWGGPTARAATALKLDASDIFVPMIPALLVGLLFVFVLSYVLGVRERRRLGVLTLDEVLEEEKETETVLVGSGGSGDGKVSMRKGGTAGAGVAGGAGSGTDAPEDATGSAASEEDDGFQGLDPNRSTLRPKLYWFNALLTVGLLTAMIMELLPIPVLFLLGAALVLTVNFPHIPDQKARIAAHAENVLNVSGMVFAAAVFTGVLQGTGMVDNMAKWMVDVIPASMGPHMALVTGLLSLPLTYFMSNDGFYFGVLPVLAEAGAAHGVSPLEMARASLVGQPLHMSSPLVPAVYVLVGMAKVEFGDHTKFVVKWAALTCLVILGAGMLFGII; from the coding sequence ATGCTGACCATCCTCGGCTTCGCCATGATCGCGACCTTCCTGGTCCTGATCATGATGAAGAAGATGTCGCCGATCGCGGCGCTCGTGCTGATTCCCGCGCTGTTCTGCGTGTTCGTCGGCAAGGGCGCCCACCTCGGCGACTACGTCCTCGACGGCGTGACCGACCTCGCCCCCACCGCGGCGATGCTCATGTTCGCGATCGTCTACTTCGGCGTGATGATCGACGTCGGTCTCTTCGACCCGATCGTCCGCGGCATCCTCAAATTCTGTAAAGCCGACCCGATGCGGATCGTCGTGGGCACCGCCCTGCTCGCGGCGATCGTCTCGCTGGACGGCGACGGCTCCACCACCTTCATGATCACCGTCTCGGCGATGTACCCGCTGTACAAGCGCCTGAAGATGAGCCTGGTCGTGATGACCGGTGTCGCCGCCATGGCCAACGGCGTGATGAACACCCTCCCCTGGGGTGGCCCGACCGCCCGTGCCGCGACCGCGCTGAAGCTCGACGCCAGTGACATCTTCGTCCCGATGATCCCGGCCCTCCTGGTCGGTCTGCTCTTCGTCTTCGTCCTCTCGTACGTGCTCGGTGTGCGCGAGCGCCGGCGGCTGGGCGTGCTGACGCTGGACGAGGTGCTGGAGGAGGAGAAGGAGACCGAGACGGTTCTCGTCGGCTCCGGCGGCTCCGGCGACGGCAAGGTCTCGATGCGCAAGGGCGGCACGGCCGGTGCGGGCGTCGCGGGTGGCGCGGGCTCCGGCACGGACGCTCCCGAGGACGCCACGGGCTCCGCGGCCTCCGAGGAGGACGACGGCTTCCAGGGCCTCGACCCCAACCGGTCCACCCTGCGCCCCAAGCTCTACTGGTTCAACGCGCTGCTCACGGTCGGCCTGCTCACCGCCATGATCATGGAGCTGCTGCCGATCCCGGTGCTGTTCCTGCTCGGCGCCGCACTCGTGCTCACCGTCAACTTCCCGCACATCCCGGACCAGAAGGCCCGCATCGCCGCCCACGCCGAGAACGTCCTGAACGTCTCCGGCATGGTCTTCGCAGCCGCCGTCTTCACCGGCGTCCTCCAGGGCACCGGCATGGTCGACAACATGGCCAAGTGGATGGTGGACGTCATCCCCGCCAGCATGGGCCCGCACATGGCCCTCGTCACCGGCCTCCTGAGCCTGCCGCTCACCTACTTCATGTCGAACGACGGCTTCTACTTCGGTGTCCTGCCCGTCCTCGCCGAGGCCGGTGCCGCGCACGGTGTCTCCCCGCTGGAGATGGCCCGCGCCTCCCTGGTCGGCCAGCCGCTGCACATGTCGAGCCCGCTCGTCCCGGCCGTCTACGTCCTGGTCGGCATGGCCAAGGTGGAGTTCGGCGACCACACCAAGTTCGTCGTGAAGTGGGCCGCCCTCACCTGTCTGGTCATCCTCGGCGCGGGCATGTTGTTCGGGATCATCTGA
- a CDS encoding MFS transporter, with product MRPGGNRGWLLRLVIAFSFAQGAVSMARPAVSYRALALGADERAIGVIAGVYALLPLFAAVPLGRRTDNGRCAPLLPVGVVLISGGCVLSGVAGSLWTMALWSGVMGLGHLCFVIGSQSLVARQSAPHEQDRNFGHFTIGAALGQLVGPVAAGALIGGDDMAGSSALALIVAGATAAVAFTSLWRIEHRRTASASRPDKSDRIPVGGILRARGVPAGIFISLAVLSATDILTAYLPVVGEHRGIAPSVIGVLLSLRAAATIACRMVLTPLLRLLGRTLLLTLTCLLAALLCAGIALPVPVWALGLLLVALGFCLGVGQPLSMTTVVQAAPDDARSTALALRLTGNRLGQVAAPAAAGLMAGVAGVAAPFVMLGVLLLLSSGVAVRSPREPEEVAGEVSDGRRGLRRGVSLRRKSDI from the coding sequence GTGAGGCCCGGTGGGAACCGCGGCTGGCTGCTCCGCCTCGTCATCGCCTTCAGCTTCGCGCAGGGGGCGGTGTCGATGGCTCGGCCCGCCGTCTCCTACCGGGCCCTCGCGCTGGGCGCGGACGAGCGCGCGATCGGTGTGATCGCCGGTGTCTACGCGCTGCTGCCCCTGTTCGCCGCCGTGCCCCTGGGCCGCCGCACCGACAACGGCCGCTGCGCGCCCCTGCTGCCGGTCGGCGTGGTGCTCATATCCGGCGGCTGCGTCCTCAGCGGCGTCGCCGGCTCCCTGTGGACGATGGCCCTCTGGAGCGGGGTGATGGGCCTCGGGCACCTGTGCTTCGTCATCGGCTCCCAGTCCCTGGTCGCCCGACAGTCCGCGCCGCACGAACAGGACCGCAACTTCGGCCACTTCACCATCGGCGCGGCCCTCGGCCAGCTGGTCGGCCCGGTCGCCGCGGGCGCGCTGATCGGCGGCGACGACATGGCCGGCAGCAGCGCGCTGGCCCTGATCGTGGCGGGTGCGACGGCGGCGGTCGCGTTCACCTCGCTGTGGCGCATCGAGCACCGCCGTACGGCGTCCGCGTCCCGCCCGGACAAGAGCGACCGCATCCCGGTCGGCGGCATCCTGCGCGCCCGGGGGGTGCCGGCGGGCATCTTCATCAGTCTCGCCGTGCTGTCCGCGACGGACATCCTGACCGCCTACCTGCCGGTGGTCGGCGAACACCGGGGCATCGCACCGTCCGTGATCGGCGTCCTGCTCAGTCTGCGCGCCGCGGCGACGATCGCCTGCCGCATGGTGCTGACGCCCCTGCTGCGGCTGCTCGGCCGGACCCTGCTGCTGACGCTCACCTGTCTGCTCGCGGCCCTGCTCTGCGCGGGCATCGCCCTGCCGGTGCCGGTGTGGGCGCTCGGCCTGCTGCTGGTCGCGCTGGGCTTCTGCCTCGGGGTCGGCCAGCCGCTGTCCATGACGACGGTCGTCCAGGCCGCCCCCGACGACGCCCGTTCCACGGCTCTGGCCCTGCGCCTGACCGGCAACCGGCTCGGCCAGGTCGCCGCGCCCGCCGCGGCCGGCTTGATGGCGGGAGTCGCCGGTGTGGCGGCGCCGTTCGTGATGCTGGGCGTGCTGTTGCTGCTGTCGTCCGGGGTCGCGGTGCGGTCGCCACGGGAGCCGGAGGAGGTGGCAGGCGAGGTCTCCGACGGGCGAAGAGGCCTCAGGCGTGGGGTGTCGCTGCGCCGGAAGAGCGATATCTGA
- the hmgA gene encoding homogentisate 1,2-dioxygenase, with protein sequence MGDGGTTRASTFERGGARKTAEGLTYLSGFGNEHSSEAVPGALPEGRNSPQRAPLGLYAEQLSGSAFTEPRAHNRRSWLYRIRPSAAHPAFTRTHGGSIRTAPFTQTVPDPNRVRWNPLPDPAPETDFLAGLWTLGGNGDATQRTGIAVHLYAANASMDRVFSDADGELLIVPERGGLLLHTEFGLLHVEPGHVALVPRGVRFRVELLDTASDGGQSPTARGYVCENYGAPFRLPDLGPIGANGLANPRDFRAPVAAYEDVEGPVEVVNKFCGNLWTATYDHSPLDVVAWHGNHVPYVYDLRRFNALGTITYDHPDPSIFTVLTSPSDTPGLAGCDFVVFAPRWLVGEDTFRPPYFHRNVMTEYMGLIEGAYDAKAEGFVPGGGSLHNMMSAHGPDRETFDRASAAELKPQKIDDGLAFMFETRWPLTLTPQAARAEHLQQRYDDVWQGLERHFRPQGA encoded by the coding sequence ATGGGCGATGGGGGCACCACCCGCGCGAGCACGTTCGAGCGTGGGGGAGCGCGGAAGACCGCCGAAGGACTGACCTACCTCTCCGGCTTCGGCAACGAGCACAGCTCGGAGGCCGTCCCGGGCGCACTGCCCGAGGGCCGCAACTCACCCCAGCGGGCACCCCTCGGGCTGTACGCCGAGCAGCTGAGCGGTTCGGCTTTCACCGAGCCGCGCGCCCACAACCGCCGCTCGTGGCTGTACCGGATTCGCCCGTCGGCCGCGCACCCGGCGTTCACCCGGACCCACGGTGGCTCGATCCGCACCGCTCCCTTCACGCAGACCGTGCCCGACCCCAACCGCGTGCGCTGGAACCCGCTGCCCGACCCGGCGCCGGAGACCGACTTCCTGGCGGGCCTGTGGACCCTGGGCGGCAACGGTGACGCCACCCAGCGGACCGGCATCGCCGTGCACCTCTACGCGGCCAACGCCTCGATGGACCGGGTGTTCAGCGACGCCGACGGCGAGCTGCTCATCGTCCCGGAGCGCGGCGGGCTGCTGCTGCACACCGAGTTCGGTCTGCTTCATGTGGAGCCGGGACATGTGGCGCTCGTTCCCCGTGGGGTCCGCTTCCGTGTGGAGCTCCTGGACACGGCGTCCGACGGCGGGCAGAGCCCGACGGCCCGCGGCTATGTGTGCGAGAACTACGGCGCTCCCTTCCGCCTCCCCGACCTGGGCCCGATCGGCGCCAACGGGCTCGCCAACCCCCGGGACTTCCGCGCACCGGTGGCGGCGTACGAGGACGTCGAGGGCCCGGTGGAGGTGGTGAACAAGTTCTGCGGCAACCTGTGGACGGCCACCTACGACCACTCCCCTCTCGACGTGGTCGCCTGGCACGGCAACCATGTGCCCTACGTCTACGACCTGCGCCGTTTCAATGCGCTCGGCACCATCACCTACGACCACCCCGACCCGTCGATCTTCACGGTGCTGACGTCCCCGTCGGACACCCCGGGGCTCGCCGGTTGCGACTTCGTGGTGTTCGCGCCGCGCTGGCTGGTGGGCGAGGACACCTTCCGGCCGCCGTACTTCCACCGGAACGTGATGACCGAGTACATGGGCCTGATCGAGGGCGCCTACGACGCCAAGGCGGAAGGCTTCGTACCGGGGGGCGGTTCGCTGCACAACATGATGTCGGCGCACGGCCCGGACCGGGAGACGTTCGACCGGGCGAGCGCCGCGGAGCTGAAGCCGCAGAAGATCGACGACGGTCTGGCGTTCATGTTCGAGACGCGCTGGCCGCTCACCCTCACCCCGCAGGCCGCACGCGCGGAGCACCTCCAGCAGCGTTACGACGACGTCTGGCAGGGCCTGGAACGACACTTCCGCCCCCAGGGAGCCTGA